From a region of the Bacillota bacterium genome:
- a CDS encoding insulinase family protein, producing MLRRGLVHAIAMLLFLFASIAHAQTSFAERVVEHRLSNGLRVLILPRKQSPTCAFYILHRVGGVDEESGRTGVTHLLEHMLFKGTTTIGTRDYEKEKPIWDEIERLHDELEAERAKGERADKQRIAQLRQREQDLLEQVSQWLIPQEYDRIFERAGSPGTNAWTSNDVTVYTVSVPANRLELAARMQADQMSNPVWRQFYQERDVVLEERRQSVDDSPEGALWEAFLATAFLVHPYRNPVIGWESDVSRLRTADIDRFFRAFYAPNNTWLAVVGDVEPERVIALLEKYFGSIPAQPLPERRIPEEPPQRGVRRVVVKMPANPQMLMGFHKPSAPHDDDVVFEVIQGILTRGRTSRLYRELVEKQKIALSVAAYSAPGDRYPNLFVIDAVPRHPHTVQELEQAIWREIERLRTQPVSQAELNRMRTWAEADLIRQLRSNEGMATQLLWADAVLGDWRELFRFAERVRKVTAQDVMRVARQYLQKDNCTIAVLQPAPEAGR from the coding sequence ATGCTGAGAAGGGGTCTCGTTCATGCCATAGCCATGCTGCTTTTTTTGTTCGCCAGCATCGCTCACGCCCAGACCAGCTTCGCCGAGCGCGTGGTGGAGCATCGGCTGTCGAACGGGCTTCGCGTGCTGATCCTGCCCCGCAAACAGTCTCCCACCTGTGCGTTCTATATCCTGCACCGTGTGGGAGGCGTGGACGAGGAAAGCGGACGCACTGGCGTGACGCACCTGCTGGAACACATGCTTTTCAAGGGCACGACCACCATCGGCACGCGCGACTACGAGAAGGAGAAACCCATTTGGGACGAGATAGAACGCTTGCACGACGAGCTGGAAGCGGAACGCGCCAAAGGCGAACGCGCAGATAAACAGCGCATCGCCCAACTGCGCCAGCGCGAACAGGATCTGCTGGAACAGGTGAGCCAGTGGCTCATCCCGCAGGAGTACGACCGAATCTTCGAGCGGGCGGGCAGCCCCGGCACGAATGCATGGACATCCAATGATGTAACCGTGTACACCGTCAGCGTGCCAGCAAATCGTCTGGAGCTGGCGGCACGGATGCAGGCGGACCAGATGAGTAACCCCGTCTGGAGGCAGTTCTATCAGGAGCGCGACGTGGTGCTGGAAGAGCGTCGTCAGAGCGTGGACGATAGCCCCGAAGGTGCGCTGTGGGAGGCTTTTCTGGCAACCGCTTTTCTGGTGCATCCTTACCGCAACCCCGTGATTGGCTGGGAGTCGGACGTTTCGCGCCTGCGCACGGCAGATATCGACCGCTTTTTCCGCGCCTTCTACGCACCAAACAACACGTGGCTGGCAGTGGTGGGAGACGTAGAGCCGGAGCGGGTCATTGCGCTGTTGGAGAAATACTTCGGGAGCATTCCCGCGCAACCCCTGCCGGAAAGGCGCATTCCGGAAGAACCCCCTCAGCGAGGCGTTCGGCGCGTGGTGGTGAAGATGCCTGCGAACCCACAGATGCTGATGGGCTTCCACAAGCCCAGCGCACCCCACGATGACGATGTGGTGTTCGAGGTGATACAGGGCATTCTGACGCGGGGGCGCACCTCGCGCCTGTACCGCGAGCTGGTAGAGAAGCAGAAAATCGCGCTGAGCGTGGCTGCCTACTCCGCTCCGGGCGACCGCTACCCGAACCTTTTCGTCATCGACGCTGTACCCCGTCATCCGCACACCGTGCAGGAGCTGGAGCAAGCTATCTGGCGTGAGATAGAACGATTGCGCACCCAGCCGGTCAGCCAGGCTGAGCTGAACCGGATGCGCACATGGGCGGAGGCAGACCTCATTCGACAACTGCGTTCCAATGAGGGCATGGCGACGCAGCTGCTATGGGCGGATGCAGTGCTTGGTGACTGGCGCGAGCTGTTTCGCTTTGCGGAGCGTGTGCGCAAAGTGACCGCTCAGGACGTGATGCGTGTGGCGCGCCAGTACCTGCAGAAAGATAACTGCACCATTGCGGTGCTGCAACCCGCACCGGAGGCAGGCCGATGA